TGGTAAGTCTGTTAGAGGCTAGAAATATTGAAACTTCAAAGCATACCATTCGGACGCAGAAGATGATGCAGCTTCTGTGTCGGCATCTTAGTCAAAAGAAGCAGTATCAGATGCTCCTGACAGGTCCCGTAGTGCGGGAATTAGTGACCACAACCCCTTTGCATGATATTGGAAAAGTGGGCATCCCGGATAGTATTTTATTAAAACCAGGACGACTTACCAGTGATGAATTTGAATTAATGAAAAAACACGTCGAATTTGGAGTTTTGGCATTAAAAAATGAACTTTATTGTGATGATGAAGTCCCCAATTTTATTAGGCTAGCAATGGAGCTGGTCGGCGGACATCACGAAAAATTTGATGGCTCCGGATATCCAAATGGTTTAAAGGAAGATAATATTCCCTTTCCGGGACGGCTAATGGCAATAATTGATGTCTATGATGCTTTGACAAATGAGCGGGTTTACAAGCCAGCCTATGATTTTGAATATACAATTGAATATCTGGAAAGTGAGAGTGAAAAACACTTTGACCCCGATATTCTAAAAGGATTTCTGGAAATTAAAGAAGAAATCAGAGAAATTTCATTGTTGTTTAAGCAAAATGATAAGCTGTGAGGTGCGAAGATGAAAGGTGCAATCCGCTTTCTTGCTAGTTTCCTGACTTTGTTTATGATAATATGTCCGGTAACTGTTTTGGCTAGAGATGAGAGTATAGACTGGACGCCAGAAGAAGTTGCTTTTATGGAAGCCCATCCGGTCATTACAGTTGGGGTTGATCCGCAATTTGTCCCTTTTGAATTTTTTGATGATACTGGGGACTACCAGGGGATAGCCTCAGATTATCTGGAAATTATCAGTCAGAAGACCGGACTGACAATGGAGATTCAAGAGGGACTAACCTGGACCCAAGCATACGACCAGGCACTTTCGGGAGAAATTGATCTTTTACCAGCTATCTCCAAGACTAGCCTTCGTGAGGAAAGCTTTTTATTTTCTGAGCCTTATTATAATTTCAAGCGAGTCATAGTCATTCGAGATTCAACAGATGGGATTAGTGGCATCGATGATCTTTACGGACAGACTGTAGCAGTACAAAAAAACAGTTCACACCATAGTTTTCTATCAGAATATGATGATATTAATTTAAGTTTGTATGATACGGTAGAAGAGGCGCTGACAGCGGTTGCCAATGGAACTGAAACAGCCTTTGTTGGAAATCTGGCGACGACTAATTATTTAATCCGATCAAGTGGACTGACCGATCTGAAATATATCGCCTTTGATGCAGACGATGGACAGGGCATTTACTTTGCGGTACAAAAAGATATGCCGGAACTGGTGGAGATTCTTAACAAGAGTATTGATTCAATTTCTGCTGAAGAAAAAATCGCCATCAATAACCGTTGGGTTGGCGTGGACATTGAAACTGATTATAGTGAAATTTTTAGAGTGATTTTTATTGTAGCAGGTTTGATTATCTTAATCTGGCTGGTGTCAGTTTACTGGATAATCAGGTTAAGGCGTGAAATCGAGACCAGAAAGCGCGTGCAGGCTGATCTGGAAATTGCCACAGAAGAAGCTGAGAAGGCGAATCAGATTAAATCGAGTTTTATGGCCAGGATGTCACACGAAATAAGAACGCCGCTCAATGCCATTATGGGAATGTCCTATCTTGTGAAAAAAACACCACTAAATCTGACTCAAAAAATGTATCTGGATCGTATAACCCAATCAGCTAATACGATGTTGAGTATTATTAACGACATTCTTGACTTTTCAAAAATTGAAGCCGGGAAAATTGAAGTGGAAAATGTTCCTTTTAATATGGATCAGGTTATTCAGGATGTGATCAACATTGTTTCGCACAAGATCGAAGAGCAAAGAATTGGATTTAATCTGACCAAAGATCCCCGAATGCCCAATTGCTATTTTGGCGCTCCCAAAAGGATCGAACAGATATTACTGAATTTAATCAATAATTCAGCTAAGTTTACCAATGAAGGTGAAATTGGGCTGGATATAAGAATGATTGCCAAGACTTCAAACCGGATACAGCTGGCTTTTACGGTATCAGATACAGGGATTGGAATGTCTGAAGAACAGACAAAAAAATTATTTGAGCCTTTTACCCAGGCGGATGCAAGTATCAACCGAAGATTTGGTGGAACGGGCCTGGGCTTATCAATCGTCAAAAACCTGGTGGAAATGATGGCGGGCTCTATAAAGGTATTTAGCGAGCAGGGAGAAGGGTCTACCTTTATCATTGAGCTTGAACTGACAATTGATGAAGAAGCAGAAGCAACATATAAAGACTATGTTTCCTCCCTCTATTTTAAGGAAATCAAAACTCTGGTTTTAGATAAAAGCGGAAGCAATATTAATATGCTGGATAACTATCTCAGTGCTTTTGGGATCAAGTGTGAATTCACGACTTCCGCAAAGGCGGTTGTTAATATTCTGGAGACCGGAGCTGGTAAGTTTTCCAAGCCTTTTGATTTATTGATTGTAGATTATGAGACGCCACCCGGAGACGCTTTAAAGTATATTGAGCAACTGCTTGAAAACAGTAAGATTATCCATAAGCCCAAAATATTGATGCTGATTCCAATGATGAGGGATGATTTGTTTGAGCTGCTTGAAGGAAGCGGGATTGATGTTGGCGTTCTAAAGCCGGTCATTCCATCTGTTTTATTCAATGGCATTATGGAGATTTTTAGAACTAAGGCAATTGTCGCCAATGAAGCGTATAAGTCGGAATCGGAAACCCTTCAAGTCCAGGAATATGACTATGGTGTTTTGATTGTTGAAGATAACAAAACCAATCAATTGATTGCAAAATCTTTGCTTGAATCTGAAGGTTTCAAAGTATTTATGGCTGATAACGGGGAAGATGGCGTTGAACAGTTTAAAATCCATCAGGATGAAATTAATCTGATACTAATGGATTTGCATATGCCAGTTCTCAACGGCTACCAGGCGGCAGAAAAGATTCATTCGATTGCTGATACGGTTCCCATTGTCGCGATGACTGCAGATGTAATCGACGGCGTGATTGAGAAATGTCGGGAGTATGGGATGGAAAATTACATCAGTAAGCCTTTTGATCCGAGCAAGATGATCCAATTGGTCATAGAGCTGATAGAATCCCAGGGGCAAAATGTTTCGGATAAAGAAAAATCAAAAGGGATAAATCCGGAGCATTCAGAAGAAGATGAGATTTTAAACTCCGAAGCTGGGATAAAATATATGGGTGGGAATGAAACCTTGTACAGAAATGTCGTTGAAGCTTTTTTCAAGGAGAATAAAGATATTTTGAATGTGATAAGCCCAATGATCGATTCCCATGATTATAAAGAGGCCGCATTGACTGTCCATAAAATTAAAAGCAGTTCGGGCAGTATTGGAGCTAAAAACTTAGTGAAACTCGCTTCTAAATTTCAGAAGGCTCTTGAAGCCAAAGATTCAGAAGAAATTCAAGAGTTCTACGTTTATTTTGAAAAGCAGATTGAATTATTAATGGAAATGATAGAAAGCTATTTGATGAAAAAAGATTAAGGTTAATTAAAAGAAGTGTTGCCTTTCTAACAATTTGCTGGCAGGCTTTATTAAATATTGCAAAAAATGCTTATTCATTGTAAGATAGTAATGCAATACTGACAACAAAGATGTTGTCTAAAGGAGCAATTTATTGAACAATTCCGACCTATCCAAGAACAAAAAACATTCAAACCAGTTTATGACTGGTTTAGTTTTGTTTGCCATTCTGGTGTTTATTGGATTTGTTCTATTTTTATCCGAGCCGATGATTGCTTTTTACTGGTTTAGCGGAATTTTCTTTGGATATGTTCTGCAGCGATCCCGGTTTTGCTTTGTTTCGGCATTTAGAGATCCGTCTTTAACCGGGAGTACGGCTTTGGCACGGGGCGTTCTGATAACGCTGGGATTATCCAGTATATTTTTTACCATGATTAAATATTATTATTTTGTAACTGATGGTGTCATACCTGGTCAAAGTTATATCCAGCCAATTGGCCTGAACACCCTTACTGGAGGATTACTTTTTGGTATCGGCATGGTAATTGCCGGTGGATGTGCATCGGGAATGCTGATGCGAATTGGTGAAGGTTTTCAAATTCACCTGATAACGGTGCTTTTCTTTTTTTTAGGAATGATGGTTGGTAACAGCCATGTAAAATGGTGGCATACGCACTTTATACTGTTAGAAGAAGGTGTTTTTTTACCGGATCAATTTGGTTGGTTTTTGGGTTTGTTTATACAACTGCTAATGATCATTCTACTTTATATTTTTGCTTTGAGATGGGAAAGAAAACATGAGTTATAAGCAGAGAATTAGCATGAAAGCAGGAATGAAATGAAAGAAAATTTCAAAAAATGGTTTAAACCCTCATGGACTTATATAACCGGAGCTATTCTTCTGTCAGTCATCCAGGCAATAACCCTGATTGTTACAAAAGCTCCCTTTGGAATTACCAGCGCCTTTTCTTACTGGGCAAACCAAGGGGCAAACTGGTTGGGAATCAAAATTTCAGGGATAGATGATCCGGTTTTAGAATCATTGGGTTCACTTAAAATTTTAGTTGAGTCAGTCAGCCTTCGGAATGTGGGAATTATTCTTGGAGCGCTTCTGTCAGTGCTTTTAGCAGAACAATTTAGATTAAAAAAAATAAAGTCGCAAAAACAGGTTGTTTTAGCAATAATAGGTGGCTTTTTAATGGGATATGGCGCAAGTATTGCTTATGGTTGTAACATTGGAGCTTTTTTTAGCGGAGTGGCTTCGCTGTCGCTATCAGGCTGGATTTTTGGGCTTTTTTTATTTTTGGGAGCAGTTATCGGAGGAAAAATAATTTTACGCTTTTTTATATAAATTATCCAGAAAAAATAGTTTCAATGGTATAGCTGTGTTAAAATAAAAAGGAAGAAAAAAGAGGAAGTGAAAAAATTTGCATATTGAATATCTGGAAAACTTTTATAAGGTGGCTAAGGCTAAAAGTATTTCTAAAGTTGCCCTGGAAACGCATCTTTCTCAATCTGCCTTAAGTCAGCAGATGTCCAAACTGGAAAAAGATTTTGACAGCACCTTACTGGTTCGCAGTAATAAAGGTGTTGAACTAACAGAAAAAGGCGCTATTGTTTATAAATATGCCGGAAACATCGTTAGAACGCTGGAAATGATGAGAGAAAAGCTGGAAGAAAGTGATCATGCTTTAAAAGATATAAAAATTGAGGCTTTCTGGA
This genomic interval from Eubacteriaceae bacterium ES3 contains the following:
- a CDS encoding response regulator, with the protein product MDTKILIVDDSLTDRIMIETMLAEYNTLTAENGLEALMQLEKTPDIDLMILDLNMPVMNGFEVLQRLGDESRYPQLRTIILTNYDEIDNEVKGLELGAVDYIRKPLNMESLKIRINIHIRLKNNQKRIEDDNKRLDAIVLKKTHELAAARDITIQAMVSLLEARNIETSKHTIRTQKMMQLLCRHLSQKKQYQMLLTGPVVRELVTTTPLHDIGKVGIPDSILLKPGRLTSDEFELMKKHVEFGVLALKNELYCDDEVPNFIRLAMELVGGHHEKFDGSGYPNGLKEDNIPFPGRLMAIIDVYDALTNERVYKPAYDFEYTIEYLESESEKHFDPDILKGFLEIKEEIREISLLFKQNDKL
- a CDS encoding transporter substrate-binding domain-containing protein, producing MKGAIRFLASFLTLFMIICPVTVLARDESIDWTPEEVAFMEAHPVITVGVDPQFVPFEFFDDTGDYQGIASDYLEIISQKTGLTMEIQEGLTWTQAYDQALSGEIDLLPAISKTSLREESFLFSEPYYNFKRVIVIRDSTDGISGIDDLYGQTVAVQKNSSHHSFLSEYDDINLSLYDTVEEALTAVANGTETAFVGNLATTNYLIRSSGLTDLKYIAFDADDGQGIYFAVQKDMPELVEILNKSIDSISAEEKIAINNRWVGVDIETDYSEIFRVIFIVAGLIILIWLVSVYWIIRLRREIETRKRVQADLEIATEEAEKANQIKSSFMARMSHEIRTPLNAIMGMSYLVKKTPLNLTQKMYLDRITQSANTMLSIINDILDFSKIEAGKIEVENVPFNMDQVIQDVINIVSHKIEEQRIGFNLTKDPRMPNCYFGAPKRIEQILLNLINNSAKFTNEGEIGLDIRMIAKTSNRIQLAFTVSDTGIGMSEEQTKKLFEPFTQADASINRRFGGTGLGLSIVKNLVEMMAGSIKVFSEQGEGSTFIIELELTIDEEAEATYKDYVSSLYFKEIKTLVLDKSGSNINMLDNYLSAFGIKCEFTTSAKAVVNILETGAGKFSKPFDLLIVDYETPPGDALKYIEQLLENSKIIHKPKILMLIPMMRDDLFELLEGSGIDVGVLKPVIPSVLFNGIMEIFRTKAIVANEAYKSESETLQVQEYDYGVLIVEDNKTNQLIAKSLLESEGFKVFMADNGEDGVEQFKIHQDEINLILMDLHMPVLNGYQAAEKIHSIADTVPIVAMTADVIDGVIEKCREYGMENYISKPFDPSKMIQLVIELIESQGQNVSDKEKSKGINPEHSEEDEILNSEAGIKYMGGNETLYRNVVEAFFKENKDILNVISPMIDSHDYKEAALTVHKIKSSSGSIGAKNLVKLASKFQKALEAKDSEEIQEFYVYFEKQIELLMEMIESYLMKKD